The DNA region CAGCGCGGGCGGCGGGGTGCACATCCCGCCGCGGTACCGGCAGTTCCCGGAGCTGACGCGGGCGCAGGTGATCCGAGGCGAGGCGCTCACCGGCTTCATGTGGTTCTGGATCCTCTGGCAGTTCTGGCACAACTCGGACATGGTGCTGGTGAGGCCGGCGCGgcggccgggggcggggggcgcgggccGGGCAGGTAGGACGCCTCTGACGGGCCTCTCTCGCAGGGACACTTCCCGTATCCCGACGCTTCGGCCTGGACGGACGAGGAGCTCGGCATCCCCCCGGACGATGAGGAATAGCAGCACACCGGTACGGCTCCGGTCCCCTCTCCCCGCTCCGCCCCGGGCACCGTGCCCGGCTGGTCCCGCTGCAGGgagcctgctcccagcactgcccagggcaaACCCGCCCAGCCTCGGCGCTACGGGAGGCCGTGTCCGCACTGCTCATGGCCTTCACACGCGTGTCTCGGCTCTCTGAGACCAGGGAGCCCGGTTTTGGCAAAATAAGGCTGCACTGTAACAACCGAGTTTGTTAGGAGGTGTAGCTTACCTGGTTCGGgttctaaattattttattcatgcTGTTGTGTAGACTCAGCATTAGCTAACTTCAAAGACATGCTCTGTTTCTAGAGACATCTGTCCAGATGTCCCCTTAAATGTTTTAGGCTTTTGCTTGTTTCCGGttctttttttaagcttttgtgTCACACATTACAGCTCTAAACCAAAAGCTCCAACTACTGCTGAAGGGAGCATCGAGGAGGTCCTTCTTCTGCTCTGCGTGGTGGGAAAATGATGAGCAAAACAGTTCTcaggtttttcttctgttattttcaGGTTCCTGGAACTAACTGAGGCCCCTGGAACCAAATCTTTGGCTCCTGGGTCCTTATGTGAATAAAACTGTAAACAAAGTCTAAGctgaactgtattttttttcctgttttaagtAGAATTCTTGGAAAATGACCATGACAGCTTTGAAGTTGTAGTACTTGGATACACAAGAGCTTCTGTAATGCCTGCTTGATAGAGAATGTGCTTGCCCCAAGAAATAAGGTCCATGAGTGCATGGCAGGCAACAGTCTTATCAGTAAAGGCTCTGCTGAATAACCAGTGAAGAGGTGAGGGGAAATTGCCATAGAAGCAGGAGAATTTGCCCAGAAGAGAACCCAGACCAGATGGTGCCAGCCTTTTCCCAGGATGAAGGAAAACTCCCCTTGGGAATGTAAAAGTTCAGAATATTAAAGGTAAAAATGCCTtagggctcagcacagcagtcaAGGAGGCAGTGATCCAGTTTAAGatgaagggagggagggagggttACACTGCAGGAATcccttggttttattttttattcttctccCCTTCCAGAGTTATATCCTAAACTTTTTCACTCCCCTTAACCACCTGAGTTGCACCCCTCCAACTTTGTGGAGAGGAGTCATGCATGACACAATAAACAATCTCCTTCAGACTTTTCCATGCAGTCAATCTTTATTATAGCAGTA from Ammospiza nelsoni isolate bAmmNel1 chromosome 5, bAmmNel1.pri, whole genome shotgun sequence includes:
- the NDUFB2 gene encoding NADH dehydrogenase [ubiquinone] 1 beta subcomplex subunit 2, mitochondrial, whose protein sequence is MVVAALGRAAGRLLRTGAAVPGRRRAGGGVHIPPRYRQFPELTRAQVIRGEALTGFMWFWILWQFWHNSDMVLGHFPYPDASAWTDEELGIPPDDEE